CGAGGAAAACACCCGCGCCGAGGTGCTGCGCATCGTCGATATCTTTCGCGCCAAGGTCGTGGATGTGACGCCCAAATCCTATACCGTCGAGGTAACCGGCGCGCCCGGCAAGATCAATGCCATCATGGAGCTGTTGCGCCCACTGGGAATCAAGGAAATCGTGCGCTCGGGTCCCATCGTCATCGGCCGTGGCCCCAAGGGCTGGAAAAGCGTTTAGGCGCGAGGTCGCGGGAAAGGGTTGGCAGCCGAGCCCATCTGTGCTATAAGGTCGCGTTATTCGCGATTTAGCAGTCATCTTCAGGCAGGAGGATCAGGGTACATGAAGGTTTATTACGATCGGGACGCCAATCTCGGCGTGCTCAAGGGAAAGAAAGTCGCCATCATCGGTTACGGCAGCCAGGGCCACGCCCATGCCAACAACCTCAAGGACAGCGGCATCGATGTGGTGGTCGGTCTGCGCAAGGGCGGCAGCTCCTGGCCCAAGGCGGAAAAAGCCGGCCTGCCCGTCATGGAGACCGCCGCCGCCGTCAAGGCCGCCGATGTGGTGATGATTCTCGTCCCCGACGAGCTGCAGGCCGACCTCTACGTTTCCGAGATCGAGCCCAACCTCAAGCAGGGCGCTTATCTGGCCTTCGGCCACGGTTTCAATATTCATTTCGGCCTCATCGTGCCGCGCGCCGACATCAATGTCCTCATGGTCGCGCCCAAGGGTCCCGGCCATCTCGTGCGTCACGAATACACCCGCGGCGGCGGCGTGCCGAGCCTCATCGCCATTCATCAGGATCCCTCCGGCAACACCCGTGACGTTGCCCTGGCCTACGCCAGCGCCAACGGCGGCGGTCGCGCCGGGATCATCGAGACCAATTTCAAGGAAGAGACCGAAACCGACTTGTTCGGCGAGCAGGCCGTGCTCTGCGGCGGGGCGAGCGCCCTGGTGCAGGCCGGCTTCGAAACTCTGGTGGAAGCCGGTTATGCTCCGGAAATGGCCTACTTCGAGTGCCTCCAT
The sequence above is drawn from the Geoalkalibacter sp. genome and encodes:
- the ilvC gene encoding ketol-acid reductoisomerase, which encodes MKVYYDRDANLGVLKGKKVAIIGYGSQGHAHANNLKDSGIDVVVGLRKGGSSWPKAEKAGLPVMETAAAVKAADVVMILVPDELQADLYVSEIEPNLKQGAYLAFGHGFNIHFGLIVPRADINVLMVAPKGPGHLVRHEYTRGGGVPSLIAIHQDPSGNTRDVALAYASANGGGRAGIIETNFKEETETDLFGEQAVLCGGASALVQAGFETLVEAGYAPEMAYFECLHELKLIVDLMYEGGIANMRYSISNTAEYGDLTRGPRIVTEETKKEMKKILDEIQSGKFAREWMLENKVNQPTLKAMRRRGMEHPIEEVGARLRSMMSWIGKNKIVDKDRN